One Paraburkholderia agricolaris genomic region harbors:
- a CDS encoding ABC transporter substrate-binding protein, producing MKKQPTRDQIQQPGRRTAIKAALAGTAAVAFPFVWTPSRAASKRIVIRDDGGIYTKAYGAVFYRPFTEKTGIEVVGVQANAEPTALIKSMVDTGSYTWDMAKISQPAILLLTGGGKDYLEKHGLESDPVIAKIPKQYMSPYGVGTNIYTTVLAYRTDAFKGRKAPNSWADMWNVKDFPGRRGLRKYPFDTMEQALMADGVATGQVYPCNLDRGFASLSKIAKHVDVWWTTGAQVEQMLGSGEVDMISTWVSRAQSAIANGAPVGIVWNQNIWGVDNWSILKGSPNANACREFIKFAADPKRQAALVDYFPAGVTQPEAFNFIKPEIAKNCPTYPQNMTNGLHIDAKYWQENQSVALERFNRWILT from the coding sequence ATGAAAAAGCAGCCCACACGCGATCAGATTCAGCAACCCGGCCGCCGCACGGCCATCAAGGCGGCGCTGGCAGGCACGGCGGCGGTCGCCTTCCCGTTCGTCTGGACACCGTCGCGCGCGGCCAGCAAACGGATCGTGATTCGTGACGACGGCGGTATCTACACGAAGGCCTACGGCGCGGTGTTCTACCGGCCGTTCACCGAGAAGACCGGCATCGAAGTGGTCGGCGTGCAGGCCAACGCCGAACCGACGGCGCTGATCAAGAGCATGGTCGACACCGGCAGCTACACCTGGGACATGGCGAAGATCAGCCAGCCGGCGATTCTTCTGCTGACCGGCGGCGGCAAGGACTACCTCGAAAAACACGGGCTGGAATCCGATCCGGTGATCGCCAAGATTCCTAAGCAATATATGTCGCCGTATGGCGTGGGCACCAATATCTACACCACCGTGCTCGCTTACCGCACCGACGCGTTCAAAGGCCGCAAGGCGCCGAACTCATGGGCCGACATGTGGAACGTGAAAGACTTCCCGGGCCGCCGCGGCCTGCGCAAGTATCCGTTCGACACGATGGAACAAGCCTTGATGGCCGACGGCGTAGCGACCGGCCAGGTCTATCCCTGCAACCTGGACCGCGGTTTCGCGAGCCTCTCGAAGATCGCGAAGCACGTCGACGTGTGGTGGACCACCGGCGCACAGGTCGAACAGATGCTGGGTTCAGGCGAAGTGGACATGATCAGCACGTGGGTGTCACGGGCGCAGTCGGCGATCGCCAATGGGGCGCCGGTCGGCATCGTCTGGAACCAGAATATCTGGGGGGTCGACAACTGGTCGATCCTGAAGGGCTCGCCGAACGCCAATGCATGCCGCGAGTTCATCAAGTTCGCCGCCGATCCGAAGCGCCAGGCCGCGCTGGTCGACTATTTCCCGGCGGGCGTTACGCAACCCGAAGCCTTCAATTTCATCAAGCCGGAGATCGCGAAAAACTGCCCGACTTATCCCCAGAACATGACCAACGGCCTGCATATCGATGCGAAGTACTGGCAGGAAAACCAGAGTGTCGCGCTCGAGCGGTTCAATCGCTGGATCCTGACGTAA
- a CDS encoding ABC transporter ATP-binding protein, translating to MVAVPEVLKRNAAAAPVRDGARIDVRHVSHQFALRGAALPVLQDVSFAVEPGEFVALLGPSGCGKSTLLRLVAGLDTPTQGSVQADGATIAGPDPSRVVVFQDPTLYPWRTVRGNVGIGPQAQRRGFARRRGPQEDQARQRIDAALELVGLTEFAEAFPHQLSGGMAQRVALARALVNDPALLVLDEPFGKLDSLTRIRMQGELARLWQDARFSVLLVTHDVEEALLLARRVIVFSERPARVVAQVHNDAPYPRHRDDPKLVALRREVLAQLGLDT from the coding sequence ATGGTAGCCGTACCCGAAGTGCTGAAACGGAACGCCGCCGCAGCGCCGGTTCGCGACGGCGCGCGCATCGACGTGCGCCATGTCAGTCATCAATTCGCGTTGCGCGGCGCCGCGTTGCCCGTGTTGCAGGATGTCAGCTTCGCGGTCGAGCCGGGCGAGTTCGTCGCGCTGCTGGGTCCGAGCGGTTGTGGAAAGTCCACCTTGCTGCGTCTCGTGGCGGGACTCGATACGCCGACGCAAGGCAGTGTGCAGGCCGACGGCGCCACGATCGCGGGCCCCGACCCGTCGCGCGTGGTGGTGTTCCAGGACCCGACCCTGTACCCGTGGCGTACGGTGCGCGGCAACGTCGGGATCGGCCCGCAGGCGCAGCGCAGAGGCTTCGCCCGGCGGCGTGGTCCACAGGAAGATCAGGCGCGGCAACGAATCGATGCCGCGCTGGAACTGGTCGGCCTGACCGAGTTTGCCGAAGCGTTTCCGCATCAATTGTCGGGCGGCATGGCGCAGCGGGTGGCGCTGGCGCGCGCGCTCGTCAACGATCCCGCGCTGCTGGTGCTGGACGAGCCGTTCGGCAAGCTCGACTCTCTGACACGCATCCGCATGCAGGGCGAACTGGCGCGGCTGTGGCAGGACGCGCGCTTTTCCGTGCTGCTGGTGACGCACGATGTCGAAGAGGCGTTGCTGCTTGCCCGGCGCGTGATCGTTTTCAGCGAACGGCCCGCACGCGTGGTTGCGCAAGTGCATAACGACGCACCGTATCCCCGCCATCGCGACGATCCGAAGCTGGTGGCGCTGCGCCGCGAGGTGCTCGCTCAACTCGGACTCGACACCTGA
- a CDS encoding IclR family transcriptional regulator produces the protein MSEHARGTARKTRAAEPETPRSSLFVGSTAKAFQVLHAFDGPSRHMTLVDLARASGLDRSATQRLVHTLEALGYLYRVPDTRNYGLTTKVLQFSYNYVRANELIDKASPYLLDISRRLGETTNLLELDGHEIVFVARFPGQHLVNIDIVVGARLPAMFTAAGIAILSRLSDDRVREILAQTRLEPLTHYTETDPDKLLERVRKVARRGYAVVENETVLGDISVAAPVTDHGGMGVAAINISVPTSRWSREKVEAELAQHVQVAATSISKSRLTGYQR, from the coding sequence ATGTCAGAACACGCCAGAGGCACAGCCCGCAAGACCAGGGCGGCTGAACCGGAGACACCGCGCTCGTCGCTATTCGTCGGCTCGACCGCGAAGGCGTTTCAGGTATTGCACGCGTTCGACGGTCCGAGCCGCCACATGACCCTCGTCGATCTCGCGCGGGCCTCCGGCCTCGACCGCAGCGCTACGCAGCGCCTCGTGCATACGCTGGAAGCGCTCGGTTATCTGTACCGCGTGCCCGATACCCGCAACTACGGCCTCACGACGAAAGTGCTGCAGTTCTCCTACAACTACGTGCGCGCCAACGAGCTCATCGACAAGGCTTCGCCCTATCTGCTCGACATCAGCCGGCGGCTTGGCGAGACCACCAATCTGCTGGAGCTCGACGGGCATGAGATCGTGTTCGTCGCGCGCTTTCCAGGCCAGCATCTGGTGAATATCGACATCGTGGTCGGCGCGCGTTTGCCGGCCATGTTCACCGCCGCCGGCATCGCCATCCTCTCGCGTCTGTCCGACGACCGCGTGCGCGAGATCCTCGCCCAAACGCGCCTCGAACCGCTCACGCACTACACCGAAACCGACCCCGACAAACTGCTCGAACGCGTGCGCAAAGTCGCGCGGCGTGGCTACGCGGTAGTCGAGAACGAAACCGTGCTCGGCGATATTTCCGTTGCCGCGCCGGTGACGGATCACGGCGGCATGGGTGTCGCCGCGATCAATATCTCGGTGCCGACCTCGCGCTGGTCGCGTGAGAAAGTGGAAGCCGAACTCGCGCAGCACGTGCAGGTGGCCGCGACGTCGATTTCGAAGTCGCGGCTCACGGGCTATCAGCGCTGA
- a CDS encoding NAD(P)-binding domain-containing protein encodes MTQITHSDQHALDTLRLIGPAPDNWVPPRDGIDHNVVIVGGGQTGTAFAFALQRAGIGQVSVIDAAADEGQSGVWLNRARMNKLRTPKSLVGPEVGLPGLSFQAWYEARFGAESYGEIDRIARTRWAEYLAWYRHFLEIPIRYGTRLTRIEPEGEHFRLHLDVRDGGTVRSVVETARKIVLGNGVAGNGGPNIPAVLKTLPSTLLAHTSEAIDFAALRGKSVAVIGGAASAFDAAATALEAGAGQVHLFARRERIASVPVTRARAYPGAYDNYFHLPDAIRWSQARRFRRAGSTPPLDAVERVTRFANFHLHPGTQWSHVDVRNGRVETEVAGESLTFDFVIAGTGYAIDLALRPELAQIAGHVRLWRDQYVPAAGDNDDTLGAHPYLGAALEYLEKVEGEAPYLKNIHVYNPAAFVSFGLPVGDVPSMKRDIPAVVQRISRDLFLADLDAHEARIHGDIAADFDESVYAQSVWQRDRADVA; translated from the coding sequence ATGACGCAAATCACTCACTCCGATCAGCATGCGCTCGACACACTTCGGCTGATTGGCCCGGCACCCGATAACTGGGTTCCGCCACGCGACGGTATTGACCATAACGTCGTGATTGTCGGCGGCGGACAAACCGGCACGGCGTTCGCCTTTGCGCTGCAACGCGCCGGCATCGGTCAGGTCAGCGTGATCGATGCCGCCGCCGATGAAGGCCAATCGGGCGTCTGGCTGAATCGCGCCCGCATGAACAAGCTGCGCACCCCGAAATCGTTGGTGGGTCCCGAAGTGGGGCTGCCGGGGTTGAGCTTTCAGGCGTGGTATGAAGCGCGCTTCGGTGCCGAGTCGTATGGCGAGATCGATCGGATTGCGCGTACGCGCTGGGCGGAATATCTCGCGTGGTACCGGCATTTCCTCGAGATTCCGATTCGCTACGGCACCCGGCTCACGCGAATCGAACCGGAGGGTGAGCATTTCCGTTTGCATCTGGACGTCCGAGACGGCGGCACGGTTCGGAGCGTCGTGGAGACGGCGCGCAAGATCGTGCTCGGCAACGGCGTCGCGGGCAATGGCGGACCGAACATTCCCGCTGTGCTGAAAACGCTGCCGTCCACCTTGCTTGCCCACACCTCCGAGGCAATCGATTTCGCCGCGCTGCGCGGTAAATCCGTCGCGGTGATCGGCGGCGCGGCCTCCGCGTTCGATGCGGCAGCAACGGCGCTCGAAGCCGGTGCAGGGCAGGTCCATCTGTTCGCGCGGCGTGAGCGGATTGCTTCGGTGCCGGTGACTCGCGCTCGCGCCTATCCCGGTGCGTACGACAACTATTTCCATCTGCCTGACGCGATTCGCTGGTCACAGGCGCGGCGCTTTCGCCGCGCCGGTTCGACGCCGCCGCTCGACGCGGTGGAGCGCGTCACGCGGTTTGCGAACTTTCATCTGCATCCCGGCACGCAGTGGTCGCACGTCGACGTCAGGAACGGGCGCGTCGAAACCGAGGTGGCGGGGGAGTCGCTGACATTCGATTTCGTGATTGCCGGCACGGGTTATGCCATCGATCTCGCGCTGCGGCCGGAACTGGCGCAGATCGCCGGACATGTCCGCCTGTGGCGCGATCAATACGTGCCCGCCGCCGGCGATAACGACGACACGCTTGGCGCGCATCCGTATCTCGGCGCCGCGCTCGAATACCTCGAGAAGGTCGAGGGTGAAGCGCCTTATCTGAAGAACATTCACGTCTACAACCCGGCGGCCTTCGTCAGTTTCGGCTTGCCTGTCGGCGACGTGCCGAGCATGAAGCGCGACATTCCCGCCGTGGTGCAGCGCATCAGCCGCGATCTGTTTCTCGCCGATCTGGACGCGCATGAAGCACGTATTCATGGCGACATCGCCGCGGATTTCGACGAATCGGTCTACGCACAGAGCGTCTGGCAGCGCGACCGGGCCGACGTCGCCTGA
- a CDS encoding ABC transporter ATP-binding protein, which yields MSASNLQITGLSKRYGDFVALAPTSLDVAEGEFLTLLGPSGSGKTTLLSLIAGLALPDEGQIRINGVDVTYGAPYERDIGMVFQNYALFPHMTVAQNIAFPLQMRKTDAKATQDKVMQALEMVHLPHVAHRYPRELSGGQQQRIALARCMVYRPSIILMDEPLGALDKKLRDHMQLEIKRIHRELGTTIVYVTHDQEEAMTMSDRICLMNAGSIAQLGTPADLYFRPNSVFVADFLGESNLLDAVVTSRAGDQVQISVQGVAKGEAMAYDPVIGNGKTVKLMLRPQNLRVHDGASTDPGNGGSLSAKLTDIMVTGSMTKLYLEPHTANAAPLVAAFPTNRFGSQYEVGQTLGLSWLAADAVAIAG from the coding sequence ATGTCCGCTTCGAATCTTCAGATCACGGGACTCAGCAAACGTTACGGCGATTTCGTCGCGCTCGCGCCGACCAGTCTCGACGTCGCCGAGGGCGAATTCCTGACCTTGCTCGGGCCGAGCGGCTCAGGCAAGACCACCCTGCTCAGCCTGATTGCCGGCCTCGCCCTGCCGGATGAAGGCCAGATTCGCATCAATGGGGTGGACGTGACATACGGCGCGCCGTATGAACGCGACATCGGCATGGTGTTTCAGAACTACGCGCTGTTTCCGCACATGACGGTCGCGCAGAACATTGCGTTCCCGCTGCAGATGCGCAAGACCGACGCCAAGGCCACTCAGGACAAGGTGATGCAGGCGCTGGAGATGGTGCATCTGCCGCATGTGGCGCACCGCTATCCACGCGAGCTGTCCGGCGGCCAGCAGCAACGGATCGCGCTCGCGCGCTGCATGGTCTACCGGCCGTCGATCATTCTGATGGACGAGCCGCTCGGCGCGCTCGACAAGAAACTGCGCGATCACATGCAGCTCGAAATCAAACGCATCCATCGCGAACTCGGTACGACGATCGTCTACGTAACGCACGATCAGGAAGAGGCCATGACCATGTCGGACCGCATCTGCCTGATGAACGCGGGTTCGATCGCCCAACTCGGCACGCCGGCCGATCTGTATTTCCGGCCCAACAGCGTGTTCGTCGCGGACTTTCTCGGCGAGTCGAATCTGCTCGACGCGGTGGTTACGAGCCGGGCGGGCGATCAGGTGCAGATCAGCGTGCAAGGCGTCGCAAAAGGCGAGGCGATGGCCTACGACCCGGTGATCGGCAACGGCAAGACCGTCAAGCTGATGCTGCGCCCGCAGAACCTGCGCGTGCACGACGGGGCGAGCACGGACCCGGGCAACGGCGGCAGTCTGTCGGCGAAACTCACCGACATCATGGTGACCGGCAGCATGACGAAGCTCTATCTCGAGCCGCATACCGCCAACGCCGCACCGCTCGTCGCCGCCTTCCCCACCAACCGTTTCGGCAGTCAGTACGAAGTCGGGCAAACGCTCGGCCTGTCGTGGCTCGCCGCCGACGCCGTCGCGATCGCGGGGTAA
- a CDS encoding ABC transporter permease — protein sequence MSTQFESIATRAPAIGAEPHDAARPIARRGLSRGVWIAGLAALAWLGSAALTEWWPSADDWPYTKEYLALKLVLAVFAAATAVAGWRNQPLQARTPTRTHAWLAAMPWLLALALGVSVWEAVTAQLEWLPRPFFAPPQALIGVYAEDYPRLGSSVVHSFGLLAYGYVLGAAAGFVTGVSIGWSQAVSYWVHPVLRLIGPLPATAWLPLAFFFFPSSFSASVFLIALATAFPVAVLTWSGVAGVNPAYYDIARTLGARPAFLILRVAIPAALPSVFVGLFMGLGASFSVLIVAEMMGVKAGLGWYLQWAQGWAAYSNMYAALLVMALMCSGLITLLFRLRDRLLAWQKGLLKW from the coding sequence ATGTCTACTCAGTTCGAATCGATCGCGACGCGCGCTCCGGCTATCGGCGCGGAGCCTCACGATGCCGCGCGCCCCATAGCAAGGCGTGGACTCTCACGCGGCGTCTGGATCGCCGGTCTTGCGGCGCTGGCATGGCTCGGCAGTGCCGCGCTGACCGAATGGTGGCCGAGCGCGGACGACTGGCCGTACACGAAAGAATACCTCGCGCTCAAGCTGGTGCTCGCCGTATTCGCTGCTGCGACGGCTGTCGCCGGGTGGCGTAATCAGCCCCTTCAGGCAAGGACGCCCACGCGCACCCATGCGTGGCTCGCGGCCATGCCGTGGTTGCTCGCCCTGGCGCTCGGCGTGAGCGTATGGGAGGCGGTCACCGCGCAACTCGAATGGCTGCCGCGGCCCTTTTTCGCGCCGCCGCAAGCGCTAATCGGCGTCTATGCCGAAGACTATCCGCGGCTGGGGTCGAGTGTCGTGCATTCGTTTGGACTACTGGCTTACGGCTACGTGCTGGGCGCGGCGGCAGGCTTCGTGACGGGGGTGAGCATCGGCTGGTCGCAAGCGGTCAGCTACTGGGTCCATCCGGTGCTGCGCCTGATCGGACCGCTGCCGGCTACCGCGTGGTTGCCGCTGGCGTTCTTCTTCTTTCCGTCGAGCTTTAGCGCGAGTGTGTTCCTGATCGCGCTGGCGACCGCTTTTCCGGTGGCCGTCCTGACCTGGTCCGGTGTGGCCGGCGTCAACCCGGCCTATTACGACATCGCCCGCACGCTCGGCGCGCGACCGGCTTTTCTGATCCTGCGTGTCGCGATTCCGGCGGCGTTGCCGTCGGTATTCGTCGGTCTGTTCATGGGGCTGGGCGCATCGTTCTCGGTCCTGATCGTCGCTGAAATGATGGGCGTGAAAGCGGGACTCGGCTGGTACCTGCAATGGGCCCAGGGCTGGGCGGCCTATTCGAATATGTATGCCGCGCTGCTGGTCATGGCGCTGATGTGCTCGGGTCTGATCACGTTGCTGTTTCGCCTGCGTGACCGTTTGCTGGCGTGGCAAAAAGGATTGCTCAAATGGTAG
- a CDS encoding FAD-binding oxidoreductase yields the protein MNPVAPLLASLQTELGADAILSAEADLDGFIEDWRGRYRAPALCVALPSTAAQVSAVVRLCAAHGVPVLPQGGNTSLCGGAVPAGEGARPVIVNLSRMRRIRSIDTANGSMEVEAGCVLKTVQDAAAAEQRLYPVSLGAEGSCQIGGNLSTNAGGTGVLRYGNTRDNVLGLEVVLADGTIWNGLRALRKDNTGLDLKHLFIGTEGTLGIITAATLKLHPLPTHHALAWFAPVDPAAALRVLSLFQAACGARLNAFEMINRRQLELVIEHVPERRNPLGELHDWHVLVELADTRGGEEMAELLQHTLEQAAVEGLIADAVLASNDTQRAALWEIRHSVSEANKKGGVGLTTDCAVPVSAVPAFIEQATRAVHALVPGLEILVVAHLGDGNAHFIPFFSFDAWRELADPAAMATAMRRCVNDVAHELHGTFSAEHGVGQTGLSEMAHYKSAAELTLMRAVKQALDPQQLFNPGRLLP from the coding sequence ATGAACCCAGTCGCGCCCTTGTTAGCCAGCCTGCAAACCGAACTCGGAGCGGACGCGATCCTGAGCGCCGAAGCCGACCTCGACGGCTTCATCGAGGATTGGCGCGGCCGCTACAGGGCGCCGGCGCTCTGCGTTGCGCTGCCCTCGACGGCGGCGCAGGTGTCCGCGGTGGTTCGCCTGTGCGCGGCGCACGGCGTGCCGGTCCTGCCGCAAGGCGGCAACACCAGCCTGTGCGGCGGCGCCGTGCCCGCCGGCGAAGGTGCCCGGCCGGTCATCGTCAACCTGTCGCGGATGCGCCGGATTCGCTCGATCGACACGGCCAACGGCTCAATGGAAGTCGAAGCCGGCTGCGTGCTGAAGACCGTGCAGGATGCCGCCGCGGCCGAACAGCGGCTCTATCCGGTAAGCCTCGGCGCCGAAGGCTCATGCCAGATCGGCGGCAATCTGTCGACGAATGCGGGCGGCACCGGTGTCCTGCGCTACGGCAATACGCGCGACAACGTGCTCGGTCTCGAAGTGGTGCTCGCCGACGGCACGATCTGGAACGGCCTGCGGGCGCTGCGCAAAGACAACACCGGCCTCGATCTGAAGCATCTGTTCATCGGCACCGAAGGCACACTCGGCATCATCACGGCGGCCACGTTGAAGCTGCATCCGCTGCCGACGCATCACGCGCTTGCATGGTTCGCGCCTGTCGATCCGGCGGCCGCGCTGCGTGTTCTCAGCCTGTTTCAGGCCGCCTGCGGTGCGCGCCTGAATGCCTTCGAAATGATCAACCGCCGCCAGCTCGAACTCGTGATCGAACACGTGCCCGAGCGCCGCAATCCGCTTGGCGAACTGCACGACTGGCACGTGCTGGTCGAACTCGCGGACACGCGCGGCGGCGAGGAAATGGCAGAACTGCTGCAACACACGCTCGAACAGGCCGCCGTTGAGGGCCTCATTGCCGACGCCGTGCTCGCCAGCAACGACACCCAGCGCGCCGCGCTTTGGGAGATTCGCCACAGCGTATCCGAGGCGAACAAAAAAGGCGGCGTGGGCTTGACGACCGATTGCGCGGTGCCGGTGTCCGCGGTCCCCGCTTTCATCGAGCAGGCCACGCGCGCGGTCCATGCGCTCGTCCCCGGTCTCGAGATTCTGGTGGTCGCCCATCTCGGCGACGGCAACGCGCACTTCATTCCGTTCTTCAGCTTCGACGCATGGCGTGAATTAGCGGACCCCGCTGCGATGGCTACCGCGATGCGCCGCTGCGTCAACGACGTCGCGCACGAATTGCACGGCACGTTCAGCGCCGAACACGGGGTCGGCCAGACCGGACTCAGCGAAATGGCTCACTACAAATCCGCCGCCGAACTGACTTTGATGCGCGCGGTAAAACAGGCGCTCGATCCGCAGCAGCTGTTCAACCCCGGCCGGTTGCTGCCGTGA
- a CDS encoding ABC transporter permease subunit, with the protein MLVYPVGQLLLLSIHNDTGFTLIEYKRLFASSVYVDVLLITLKVSLWTTFFSVLTGYPIAYLISSASRARKNRLLFWVLLSFWTSFLVRTFAWVVLLGRNGVINQLLLKLGIIDAPLSLLYHFSSVIVGMVHALMPLAVLTMLSVMENIDRRLPSAAATLGARPGTVFWKVYFPLSLPGVAAGALMVFVTAIGFFITPTLLGGRHQTMITQLIIDQVMQALNWGFAGAISVLLLAVVLVVFLVYDRMVGLSTMAGESAGAKGSRAGGWSRKLGELILSALGNATDALLALLPRSRAGRKRNAPGSGESLTLRVIVFLLLVFLSAPAFLMIPLSFDSASGLAWPPHGFSLQWYRQIVDSPLWMQAITRSMLVGLGTGLLSMLIGTPAAFLLVRGGMRGKAAMLAFVLSPIVVPRMIIAVGIFYFFAKIGLVGSSLGLVLAHTTVAVPYVVITMMAVLRNYDTRLDLAAQSMGARPWATLRRVTFPILGAGLMSSFLFAFATSFDELTIALFTSGGLSTTLPKQFWDEITMQISPVIAAVSTCLFIFIAALIWVADRLRRRSLAA; encoded by the coding sequence ATGCTGGTCTATCCGGTCGGCCAGCTCCTGCTGCTCAGCATTCACAACGACACCGGCTTCACGCTGATCGAATACAAGCGGCTATTCGCGTCGTCGGTGTATGTGGACGTACTGCTGATCACGCTGAAAGTGTCGCTATGGACCACGTTCTTTTCGGTGCTGACCGGCTATCCGATCGCGTATCTGATTTCGTCGGCGAGCCGGGCACGCAAGAACCGCCTGCTGTTCTGGGTCCTGCTGTCGTTCTGGACCAGCTTTCTCGTGCGCACGTTTGCGTGGGTCGTGCTGCTCGGGCGCAACGGTGTCATCAATCAACTGCTGCTCAAACTCGGCATCATCGACGCACCGCTGAGCCTGCTCTATCACTTTTCCAGCGTGATCGTCGGCATGGTGCATGCGCTGATGCCGCTCGCGGTGCTGACCATGCTGTCGGTCATGGAGAACATCGACCGGCGCCTGCCGAGCGCCGCGGCCACGCTGGGCGCGCGTCCCGGCACCGTGTTCTGGAAGGTGTATTTCCCGCTGTCGCTGCCAGGCGTCGCGGCCGGCGCCCTGATGGTGTTCGTCACCGCGATCGGCTTCTTCATCACGCCGACGCTGCTGGGCGGCCGCCATCAAACGATGATCACTCAACTGATCATCGATCAGGTCATGCAGGCGCTGAACTGGGGCTTTGCCGGCGCGATTTCGGTGCTGCTGCTCGCAGTCGTGCTGGTCGTCTTCCTGGTGTACGACCGCATGGTGGGCCTCTCGACCATGGCGGGCGAAAGCGCGGGCGCGAAAGGCTCACGCGCGGGCGGCTGGAGCCGCAAGCTCGGCGAGCTGATCCTGAGCGCGCTCGGCAATGCAACGGACGCCTTGCTCGCCCTCCTGCCCCGCTCGCGCGCCGGCCGCAAACGCAATGCGCCGGGCAGCGGCGAAAGCCTGACACTGCGCGTGATCGTGTTTCTGCTGCTGGTGTTTCTCAGCGCACCGGCCTTCCTGATGATCCCACTGTCGTTCGATTCGGCCTCCGGGCTGGCATGGCCGCCGCACGGATTCTCGCTGCAATGGTATCGGCAGATCGTCGATTCGCCGCTGTGGATGCAGGCGATCACACGCTCGATGCTGGTAGGGCTCGGCACCGGTTTGCTGTCGATGCTGATCGGTACGCCCGCCGCATTCCTGCTGGTACGCGGCGGCATGCGCGGCAAGGCGGCCATGCTGGCATTCGTGCTCTCGCCGATCGTCGTGCCGCGCATGATCATCGCGGTCGGCATCTTCTATTTCTTCGCGAAGATCGGCCTCGTCGGCTCGTCGCTCGGCCTGGTACTGGCTCACACGACGGTCGCCGTGCCCTACGTCGTGATCACGATGATGGCCGTGCTGCGCAACTACGACACCCGTCTCGATCTCGCCGCGCAGAGCATGGGCGCGCGTCCGTGGGCCACCCTGCGCCGCGTCACCTTTCCGATTCTGGGCGCGGGTTTGATGTCCTCGTTCCTGTTCGCGTTCGCGACCTCGTTCGATGAACTGACCATCGCGCTCTTCACCTCGGGCGGCCTCAGTACGACCTTGCCCAAGCAGTTCTGGGACGAAATCACGATGCAGATCTCGCCGGTCATCGCTGCCGTATCGACCTGCCTCTTCATCTTTATCGCGGCGCTCATCTGGGTCGCGGACCGTTTGCGCCGGCGCAGCCTCGCCGCCTGA
- the dapA gene encoding 4-hydroxy-tetrahydrodipicolinate synthase → MLSAQQLRGVLPAIPTPVNADDTIDSGAARTLIRYLLKQGVDGIVPLGGTGEYGALARAERIRMAGIAAEEVAGSIPVIAGVLDPGYHDAMQAGKEFAAAGADGLLVLTPYYTNPTQGGIRDYFLRYADESPLPILIYEIPYRTRISIAPEVLHELSKHERIIGMKACNTDMWHFLRTVAGVDESFSVLSGEDTLFPLHVAAGARGGIVVTASLLPSAWQTIYRLAAEGRTQESLALHRTLIPLMNLAFAETNPGPMKSVMDLIGVHAPTMLAPLVQAAPELSANLRVELEKQLDAFERRA, encoded by the coding sequence ATGCTTTCAGCACAACAATTACGCGGCGTTCTGCCGGCCATTCCGACACCGGTCAACGCCGACGACACGATCGACAGCGGCGCGGCCCGCACCTTGATCCGCTATCTGCTCAAGCAGGGCGTGGACGGCATCGTGCCGCTCGGCGGCACCGGTGAATACGGCGCGCTGGCGCGTGCCGAACGCATCCGCATGGCCGGCATCGCCGCCGAGGAAGTGGCGGGCAGCATCCCGGTGATCGCCGGCGTGCTCGACCCGGGATATCACGATGCCATGCAGGCCGGCAAGGAATTCGCCGCTGCGGGTGCGGACGGCTTGCTGGTGCTGACGCCCTACTACACGAATCCGACCCAGGGCGGCATTCGCGACTACTTCCTGCGTTACGCCGACGAATCGCCGCTGCCGATCCTGATCTATGAAATTCCGTATCGCACGCGCATTTCGATCGCGCCCGAAGTGCTGCACGAACTCTCGAAGCATGAGCGGATCATCGGCATGAAGGCGTGCAATACCGACATGTGGCACTTCCTGCGCACCGTGGCCGGCGTCGACGAATCGTTCTCGGTATTGAGCGGCGAAGACACGCTGTTTCCGCTGCATGTCGCGGCGGGCGCGCGCGGCGGTATCGTGGTGACGGCCAGCCTGTTGCCGAGCGCGTGGCAAACGATCTACCGGCTCGCCGCCGAGGGCCGGACACAGGAGTCGCTGGCCCTGCACCGCACGCTGATTCCGTTGATGAACCTGGCGTTTGCCGAAACCAATCCGGGGCCGATGAAATCGGTGATGGATCTGATCGGCGTGCATGCGCCGACGATGCTCGCGCCACTCGTGCAGGCCGCACCGGAGTTGTCGGCGAACCTGCGCGTCGAACTGGAAAAGCAGCTCGACGCGTTCGAGCGCCGGGCGTGA